The genomic DNA TGCCCGCGTCTCTTCCTCTGGCGCCGGCCTGgcagggcggggaggaggaggaggagccaggcaGACCATGGCTCAGCAGCACTCGGGGAGGCGGCGGCCGGAGGCGGCCGCCTGGAACTGCCGCTGCCCAGCTGGCTAGCGCTGCCCGCGGACAAGGGGACAAGGGGGCGGCGAAGCTCCCCTCCTGCGATCGCCccgaggaggcggaggcggcgccAGGTGAGCTCGGCgagaggaaaggagggagccGTGGGCGTGCCCGCTTCGGGGCTGCGGTGCCTTTCCGTCGTCCGCACCGGAGAGGTGCCGGGGCTCAAACCCCGGAAGTCATCCCAGCCGCGGGGCTGCCTGCGGCGCGGGGAAGCGGGGGGGCACaggcgctctgcacatgctcgcTTTGTCTCGCCCCTCCCGAGGCTTAGGCGAAGCCCCGGCGGCCCTGAGTCGAAGGGAGCGGGGCGGCTCGGCTTTCGAGCTCGCCTGCCTTCCACTCCAGCTCTCTCCCGCTTTCCTGGCCTGGCTGCTCCGGTCACCCCCCGCGCCACCTGGAGGGAGTTCGTTTCCCGTGTAAAACGAGCCGTGTTTTGCAGGCTCCTCGGCGGGCAGCAGCGGAGCACTCTCGGGCTTTGCTTCTGCCGCCTGCCTGGTGGTAATGATACTCCTGGGGCGGCGCCGTGGGGTTTGCTTTGCTGCCCTCTCCCTCCAGGGTCCCTCCCAGCCAGCCAGGCCTCGGTGGTCGCAGCGACACCCACCAGCATGTCTGGCAGCATCGAGATCCAGGGCCAGTGAATGACTCcgggtggggaagagaagccGCGGTTGGGGGTCATCAGCACTTTCCAGCGAGGGGAGGCTGAAGCATGTGGCGCTTTTCAGTTGAAAGGTGTCGGAGGGCTGAGGCGACATCGGGGAGTGGTTTATAAAAAACATGGTGCAGAGATGGCCGAATCCTAGGATTGGGGGTCTCTGTATGAAACTGACTGGCAAGAGATCTAGGGCAGGCGAGGCGAAGGCCTGGCTCTTCCATGCTGCGGTGGGGAGCACCACCTTTGATGGATCTATGTTTTAAAAGGCCCATGGCGGCCGGGGAAAGCTGGTACAGTGGAGGTGGCTCTCAGCCACAACAGCAAAACCTCAagagaaataggaacataggaaagtgccatatcttgagtcagaccattggtccatctaactcaggactgtctacccagactggcagcggcttctccaaggttacaggcaggagtctctctcagccccgtcttggagatgctgccagggagggaacttgggaccttcagcatgcaaggaGGATACTCGGGAAGAACCACAGGCCAACAGAGGAAGGAGGCACCAGTTGGAAATGGGATGACCCAGCAAGCCTCTTGAAGGAAATTGGTGTCTACATGGCTTGGGTTGCATTGACCAGGCTGAGCCATAGGAGCTCTCCTCGTGCTGACTGGTCACTTTCTGGAGCTCAGACCCTGCAGTGATGGgagcaaacataggaagctgctatatactgagtcagacccttggtccatctagctcagtactgtctacccagactggcagcggcttctccaaggttgcaggcggagCATTGACTCTCCGTTCCTCCTGAATCCAGGGGTGTGCGTTCAGGAGAGTTTAACCACAGATTGTAGTCACCACACTTCGTACTTGCAAAAACCAGTTAATAAGTGGCTGTaacagatgcttctgaatgaggTGGGTGTGCTTAATGTTGTAGTCTGAACACGCTGCATAGAAGAACTTTAGCCCTGCTTAGGGTGGCTAACAGGTGGGCCAAGGAGCGGCTAGTGAACGCGAAGTGATTTTGAGTGCGTACAAGCAGGAAGTCTAAACTGGACGGTCACCCCAGCAAAGTGATCTTATTGCACAATCCTGTACGTACTTGCTCAGAAGgaagttccactgtgttcaatgggatgtacttactcctaggtaagtgtcCCTAGGAGTGCAGCTTCAATTGACTAATCACACGACTTTTAATATAAACTCCTAATTTCTTTAATATAAACTgccctacctgatgaatggccagcctgaaggcagcgtgagatgagagagaggagcaagcggagttctgggaagcagaggcagaacTCTGCTTCCAGCaagcgcagctgcctctgcctgccctccccacccgtGAGGATGAGGGGGCAAAGAGAACCCTTTCAGAGCCTTCCGAAATGGCATCCTTTCCTTGAAACAAATGACTGCTGAGGATGAGTGATAAGAGGGAAGGAGGGGATGGATGGAAAGAAATTGGGCTCTGCTAGTCACTCAGCACACCACAGGCCAGAGGCGTTGTCTGACCAGATTACCAGCCCTTTCCGTAGCCGAGTCATGTTCTGTTTCTTTACATGTTTGCAAAGTTGCTAAGGTCAGAACAGAGGGAAGTGGATGGGCTGGCCATCTTGTTTGCTTTTCTCCTTGATTCTGTTAATGGCGGTCCCAGAGAGATGCACTTTCCCCTGGTCACAAAGCTGTCCTGGGGGTTGATGCTGCCGGATCTAACCAGACACCTCTGGCAGATTTTCTCAAGCAGACCGGGGCTTTCTTTGAGTGCTCCCTTCAAAGTGAGGCTGGCGTCGCTGATGAGGCCACGTGAACTTTGCCCTGGCTGTTGAGCCTGGAAGCAGGAGGGAGGCAAGTGGAGCCAGCAAAGAGCCCATCCCAGCCGGTGCTTCTGAACGCAGAACGCTCAAGCCTGGCGCTCCTGCCCAGGGACTTCATGGggctctgcctgccactgccactctggACATGTCAGTCGTGccaccctctccctgcccccacatgTCTGCAAAGAGATGCACCAGGAGGAGCCCGCCTCCTGCGCGGACAAAGTGTGCACACCATGGCATGCCCCAGACTCCTTTGGAGTGCACAGGGGCCCTGCTGAAGACAGACCTGGCAGGCTTTGCTTGAGGAAGACAGTCTGGAAGTGACTGTGCTTGAACAGAGAGCGGTTGCACGTCTGCCAATTCCCCGCGGTGCTCTGGGAGCAGCGCTGCCTGGGTTTGGTTTCCTTGGGCATTGCCGTTATCCTGCCgttcctccagggagctcagggaTGGCACGTGTGATTCTCCTCTCCCCACTTGTGCCCCCGGAGACCTACGAAACCCTAGTGAATGAGCTACAAAAGCAGCTAATCCATAAGGCTGACCCCGCCACCTTCAAAGCTGCCCGTGTGTccatccaaaccatggtttgacaaggactgtgtTGACACCAGGAAAGCTCTTGTTTCCGCCTACCAGATCCACAAATCCAGTTCTGGTACCAATGCCGCAATGGTCCTCCCTAATCTCCTCAACCTTAAGAGGCAATACAAACACCTATTGGCACGCAAGAAAAGAGAGGCGATGAAGGCCACTTGGTCAGAGCAAAGGACTGAGCTATGTTCTGGCACATCACGACCAACTCCACCGGCAATGCTTGACCATCAGAGATCTGGTCACTTTCAGAAGCTGTATGAAGACTCCTTGGTGGAACATGCCCCACCTTCTGGATGTAGAGGGCTTGCCCAAGTGGCTACTGGTCTCTACGGCTGAGATTGAGTCTCTCATTCCCCAAACCAGATTTGGGAAGGCCCTTGGGAAAGACCTGATCCTTCCAGAGCTTATACAAATAATATAGAGTGGTGGGCTCCAGTCTTGGACTCGCTTTTCACTTAGGGAAAAGACATCCCTTCCTCCACAAACTTAACTAACCAAATTAACTACAATGGCCAAATTGTAGTTTCCATAGTCTCCACATTCAGTGGGAttatatctctgaataccagccCCTACGGGACAATCAATAGGGGCAGTGGCCCATGTTCTTCTGCCCTACCAGCATCCccccttttgcatgtgatgtcacatgcacggaCCCCTAACCTTTGTGCGTGATGTCTCACACGAAGGGGAAGCTCCATGAAGCCTGTTTGAGCCCTCCAGAGCTAATTTCCAGACAGTGCTTGCTGCTGGGCTGTGGTTtatctcccttcctctccctgcagcaagggaaaggaagggaaataaatgcgatccagcagcaagcactgcctggaaatgagatggaGGGAGGCTGGGGCGGGCACTCTGCTGATTGGGCCATATCCCCTCTGCGCATGATGTCACGCACAACAGGGGCTccggcagcccttttcattggcggcctgggttctttgaacccgttcgctcacTGGTGGTTCTGCCCCAGAACAAGGGAGGGAGATCAGCCACATGTCCTGCCTGGAAGCCATCAGTCGGTCATTTTTAGACCATCCTTGGTCCGACCTACCAAGACTCTTCTTAAGCTCCCTTTAAATGTACCAGTGACTTTGCTGCCACAGACCAGGCTaacaagtccagcatcctgtttctaccTGCAGCAAGCCAGTCGGGTGCCTGTGGACGTTTGGAAGGGGTGTATTGAGGCAACAGCAACTCAGCTCCTAGCGCCCCACAGTCTCCCTATTGGCACAGAGGGAAAGCAGTGCTGTTTGTTACAGATCAGGTTCTGGCCATGGGTACCAATTTTCACCCTGTCCTCCTACTCAAGAGTCCAAGCCCTTCTCGTGGCCTAGATTCCATTGGCGAGGCTTCCTCTCACTCCCACACTTTAGCATTTCAAATGCTGAGCACAACATAACCCAATAAATGTACATGGCTCTCAGCTTCTGGACATCTGAAGGAAAGCTATGAAGGCTCTTTCCTCTGACTCTCAAGATCCAGCTGCTTCACTTTCATTGTGGGCATATGAAGGGAAACAAGAATTTCCCAGCAAATGTTTTCTTATGTGTATGTTTAGGGTTGGCAAACGTATAGAAGAGGAGTCCCCTCTCAGGGGGTATTAGTCAGGAGAGCTGAATGGAACCTCCACTTGAAGAGGCAGTAGACCAGCCTTGGCGTAGTCCATTGAAGCTTTTCTGATGTTTTATCAGCAATACATAAAGATAGGCTAAAAGCAAActgcttgttttaaaatgttgttggcTGCCTTCAGAGTTTTTGAGTGAGAAGCAGGATAGGAGTACttctaataaataagatgataaaCAAAGATTCGCTATACTGCCAGGCTGTATTGGTGAATAACAGATTTAAATATTctactcttttaaaaagaaaataaagttctAATTTACACATCTCCTGTTTAGTCTGCTGGCACAAGAGTGAATTCCTagtaatttttctttctttctaaacacCACTTGGAGCAATCAGCTCAAGTCTAAAGTCTTGCAAAGTCTGCTTGCAAGACCTTGGATCTAAGCTATTTAGCAACTCAGACTTGCTAAACTTACAAGCTGCAAAATGGAGTAGTGCTCCCAGGGgatggagttttgttttgttggcttTAATCTTGCAAACTCAGATTAGCTCTGAGTCTTTAACCTTGTTTGACAATACACTTCTTAGGAAGAGGTctgcaggggcaggggaggcaaagTCAAGAAAGGCTTGTGCTTGGTTAAGCCTGCAGGGATTCACGtggctcttttttcctttcttaatTTCAAGGTGTGGGCAAACATGAAGCTGAATGAGAAGAGCTTGGCCTTCTATGCCACCTGCGATTCCCCTGCCGACAACTCGGGCTTCCTTTACAAGAAGGGTGAGCGTAACACGGCCTACCACAAGCGCTGGTTCGTGCTGAAGGGGAACATGCTCTTCTACTTTGAGGACCGAGAGAGCCGTGAGCCAGTGGGAGTCATCATCCTGGAGGGCTGTACAGTGGAGCTGTGCGAGTCTACCGAGGAGTTCACCTTCGCCATCAAGTTTGACTGTGCCAAGTCCCGCACCTACATCTTGGCAGCTGAGAACCAGGCCACTATGGAAGCGTGGGTGAAGTCCCTCTCCCGGGCCAGCTTCAGCTACCTGCGGCTGGTGGTGAAAGAACTGGAGAAGCAGCTGGAAGAGATGCAGCGGAACCTCGCCGGCTACCACCGGGTCCAGAGGAGGTTGCCGGTTTACCGGAAACCCAAAAATGCTCCAAATGTAGATCCAGCCCCTTCCGGCCTGGACCTGCCTCAGGAAAAACAGACAGTCCCCATTTGTGTCCCCGTGAAAGAAAACAGCTGTGCTTTGTGGAATAATTCTGAAAGCCCAACCAGCCGGCCAAGTGGATACCCTCAGGCCGATCCCTGGAGTACCAGGGGCAACAgctatgagaacagcctcaagccACCCCCTTTGCCTCCTCGGAGAAGGGCCTTGTCGGGCAATTCTGGCGGTGCTGGAGGCCCCAGGTCGGATGGTCCTGTACACCCAGGCACCACGTGCTTTTCCAAGCTCCATGACTGGTATGGCAGGGAGATTCTTGAACTGCGAAGAGCATGGCTTAAGGGGCAAAAGGAGGACAGTCTGTGAGTAGACCTTTTGGTGGAAGGGATGCGCCCAGAGCTCAAAAGCAGAGCACCTCTTCTGCAAGCGGCTCgatcccggcatctccaggtagagctggcagtcagtgtagatggcagtgagctaaaaggaccaagagtctgactcaagATGCTCCATCTGTTCATATGAGCACCCTCGGAAATGCTGAACTGGGCTGGTGTCGGGTCAAGCACAGGAAATGTGTCACTGCCATCTGTGACAAACCCACCGCTGCTGGAAAAGAGTTTTCCCAGTCACACACCGATCATGCTGGCTTCCTGTCCAGTTCACGGGGAAGCCGCAGCTGTTCTGGTTTGGATCTTCCCATTGCTTTGGGGGACTGGGTCAGTGGCTCTGAACTCCCCCTTAGGGCCAGACCTCTGTGGTAGTTTTCACTTTTTTTATTCCTAGAAAACCCAGCCTGAAAGTATGAGGGTGGCTGGTTGAAAATAAACAGGACCtggcttaaaacaaaacaaaaaaaatgaacACAGCACCATCCAGGCCAGACCAAAACCATGCTCTCTTATGATGGACACATCCAGGTTCCTTGCATGGATCCTTCCTTTGCTGGCAATGGATTCCAGGACTGACCAAGCCACTGGCTGGCTTCTGGCAGTCACTGCATTGTTCAAGGTCACAACATGTCCACTGGGGGAAAACTTCATTTACTCATAGCTAATCCTGAGAGTAAAATCTTCTTAACCCAACTGATAATGGCTTGGTCCACTGTAAAAGctttggaggaggaggctgggggaGAAAAATGCCCCTGAGGCCTATCCTGGCTCTCAAAAGATGGCAGGATTTTTTGTCATCATCTGGAAGTCTCCCACAGTATGATACTCACTAAAGTGGGTTGACTTGGACCTTGACCATTTTTCTTTGTATCTAGGAGCCAGCTTAGAAATTTAGGAGTTGCACAACAAACACTAGACAAACTACCAGACTTCGTGATAGATGTTAGGTAAAGGGTAAATGGGCTTACTTATATTACAAgtaacagggctgcctggggcaaataaagatGTCATTAAATAACtccacctctgaatatcctagtctaggtgctacagttaaatttctaggcgctATGGCTCCTTGGCGCCTGGGATGTGTCCAGCCCTGGGTTAAATGATCAGATGTTCAACTTTAATGATCATTCAGGTAGCAGCAGATCATTTATTGATCATTCAGGTAGACTGGGAGGCAGAGTTAGCAGGCCTGGCCATTAGTTATGATGatgaaatggaacctccatgttcaggagcagATACCAGATGCAGGCGACACACAATAGGGAAAGGATGTTGTCTCcatgccttgcttgtgggctttgtGAAGGTATCTACATGGTCACTATGGAAGCAGGATATGGACCAGAGGGACCCTTGGACTTGACCCAGCAGGCTCACTTTATGTCCCTATGACCAATTAATATCACTCTCCCTGGTGGCTCTTGGTAACTTTAATCCAAAGTCATGCTTGGAAATGTTCTGGTTTGGGTGGGTGTGAGGGTATATTGACACTACAACTGTAAGTAGGTTTGACAGCCACAACCTTTCCCCTATGGCCCCTGGGGAGACACCTATTAGGAGTCCAAAATAAGGGGGTTACTGTTTGTGTCCTCTGGTGCTCCTATGGTCTATCACAAGACACGGCATTTAATCCTCCTTTGTAGCTTTAAAATGCAGTACTGTTTATGAACTACGGATACGCCTGGAACCTTGCAGAAAGATTCATTTTAGGTGATGCTGCTGTTGCAGAAATGGTGCCGTTAATTTGCAGACTGCTCCCCGCAACCACTGCAGAAAGCTTATCTTTTTTTGGTACTCCACCATTATTTCATGTGGTACTTCTCCTGCACCAAGAAATCTTATTgtacctcacaacaaccctcagaGGTAGGCTCATTtgtatttttttcattttacagatggggagtTTGGGCCTAGGAGGGAGTGATGCACTCAAAGACTCGCAATGGCATTGCTTTGCTCCTTGCCATTTAGACAAGACAACAAgccagggctggttcagatgaacatgttCACTGCTTGATTCCAAGAAGGATAGGCGTGCAGGGTGTGATAAAGCACCTCCGGCTGTTTTGTTGActgctgggggaagggagggggagatgaaGGTAGTCTTGACCACAGATAGAATCAGTGGTGTTTAGTTTCACTTTTGTTTCAGTGGCAAAAATGAGCAATTACAGGCAGGTACAGAGTATTAGCACAATGAGTTAATGGCATAAACTACAATCTAAGCATACAAATGTTGAGTCAAATGTCTCTTCTCCTGGTGACCAAGTAAGGTGGGAATTTCTTCCAGGGAACACATGGATTGTAAATATGTTAGGGACGAGTAACTTGAATGTGTGTTTTACAAGGCTGCTAAAAAATCTTGAACTGTTTTGAGTTTTTATAATTGTTATTGCAATATGTCCTCAGAATGTTGTCAAAGAGGCCAAGCTTAATTTTATGCTGGAGCTAGGATCGCCACTGGAGCCTGCCTGGCAATCTGGCCCGGCAGAAAACACCACACCCTGCCCCTGAAATAGGCAAGGATAGGCTGCAGTTGCTTCATTGTGGCAGAAAGCCACTCTGTTTAAGATATTTTTCCTTATTATATAATATTCCCCCCAAACACTAGAATGTGTGGGCATCCAATTAAATTATTGTAAACTGTCCTAGAACATGTTTATTTGAAAACGTGGTACATAAAtgtctgaaataaataaattgatgagcagtagattcaggatggattcacacaatgcagaactatcttatggaactctctgtcacaagatgtggcaatggccactggcTTAGAAAGCTTTCAAAAGGGATTGGGCAAATTTATGGATTAGCTATGATGTCTATGTGGAACCTATAGATTCAGAGGTGTACACTTCCATGGAACAACAGTGGGAGAGGGTGATCACCTTTCTGGAGGCATGAAGTTGACCACTGTGAAAAGCAGGATACTGGTCTAGATGGACCCTtcatctgatccagcagagctcttatgcttcactaaaaataaataaatacatacatacataccatggCCACATATAGGGACAGGGTGGATCAAAGAGGTAGGACAGAGCTACAAGGCCAAGTCCAACAATACCTGATCTTTTCTCTTTTTACACCACTGGcatttctttattgagcagcccAATGTATCTACAGCAAAAATGAGATGTGGTACTAGAGGCTTCCATATTTCTACATActcatgtgcattttttttaaaggagaaaaaagggtcATATCCGATATTGCAGGCCATATTTACTTTGTTCAAGTTTCTTAAGTCCAAGTGTTAAAGAGGAGGTAGCATTCTTAGTGCATTTGTGAAAGTGAAAAGAACTGAAAATCTGTTTTGCGGGGGTGAGCGGGTAAGGCAACTTGTCccaacttaaagaaagaaagaaagaaagcaaagcaaagcaaagcaaagcaaagcaaaatagcATGCCAACACCACCTGTTGAACTGTTTCCCATAGGTCAGGGGTcagcaacctttcagaagtggtgtgccaagtctTTCTTTATTGACTCAAATTTAAGGTTTTGTGTGCCAGTAATAaataactggagaggagagctggtcttgtgctagcaagcatgacttgtccccttagctaagcagggtctgccctggttgcatatgaatgggagactagaagtgtgagcactgcaggatattcccctcaggggatggagccgctctgggaaaagcagaaggttccaagtttcctccctggcttctccaagatagggcagagagacagattcctgcctgcaaccttggagaagccgttgccagtctgtgaagacaatactgagctagatagaccaatggtttgactcagtatatggcagcttcctatattcctataacaTTTAGCTCCTAAACCCCACCCACAGAGTCATAGGGTCTTCCGTGGGGCTTCCCTCACTCACCCTTGCCACTGCTTTTCAGCATGCAACCCCTCTAAACCATCCCCATAGCCGAGTCAGAGAGAATTTATCTCTGACTCGGCTCTGGTGGTAGTTGTTAGGAGCTGCATGCTGGAAATCGAGAGCAGGGCAATGCCCCACAGGGACTCGGGGCAGGGTCAGAGCATGGGTGGGGTTTGCCTCCCCACTTCCCACAGCCCCTGATAACCACCCCTGCAGCGGAATGCTGTTAATTGGAATAGCTGTGTGAGAGCCATTCAAAACAATTCTGTGTGTCGCTTTTGGCACCTATGGCAGGAATTGGGCTCATGAAGCCAAATTCATTCAAGGCAGGGGGAAAAGAGGATGTACTGAAACCGCTTTGGGGTAaatcccctgctcactgggcaaagaggcaccttttcacctGGTGATTCaataattgtgagccctttggggacagggagccatcttatttattatttctctgtgtgaaccgccctgagccatttttggaagggcggtatagaaatcgaattaatcatcatcatcatcatcatcatcgactgCCTCTCAATTCCTGCTTCTCGCTAATCATCGCCACAGAATGAAAACAGAGGTGAGCTTGGACATGTACACACACCAGCCTCCAGCTCTTCACGTTAAAGGGGGATGCCTCTTTTGCAGGCCACGGATATGTTTTCCTTCGCTTTATATACCACCTCAGAAAATGCATTTAAGCAGTACAAGACATGACTCAATCCTTAATGCCCGCCCCAGTGATTTTCAAAGTGTCTCCATAGGAGCCTTCAAGGGTTCTTCACAGGGTTATTGAGTGCTTCAAGGAGACAATCAAAAATGGCAGAGAAGCTTTCCTCCAATGCTGGTTACCTATCACACCTGGTTGCCTGCAAGCTGCAGCAGTCGATGAGTGCTAGGTGGAT from Hemicordylus capensis ecotype Gifberg chromosome 15, rHemCap1.1.pri, whole genome shotgun sequence includes the following:
- the PHETA1 gene encoding sesquipedalian-1; this translates as MKLNEKSLAFYATCDSPADNSGFLYKKGERNTAYHKRWFVLKGNMLFYFEDRESREPVGVIILEGCTVELCESTEEFTFAIKFDCAKSRTYILAAENQATMEAWVKSLSRASFSYLRLVVKELEKQLEEMQRNLAGYHRVQRRLPVYRKPKNAPNVDPAPSGLDLPQEKQTVPICVPVKENSCALWNNSESPTSRPSGYPQADPWSTRGNSYENSLKPPPLPPRRRALSGNSGGAGGPRSDGPVHPGTTCFSKLHDWYGREILELRRAWLKGQKEDSL